GGCAACAACGACGGGCGCAATCTCTCAGCTCCGGCCCAGTTTCGCTCTAAGGAGGTCTCCAAGAGCAATGTGGTGGACGACATGGTGCATTCGAACCCAGTGCTCTTTGGGCCAGGGGAGCGGCCGGACCACTGCGTAAGTGGGGAGACTTGGGGTGGACAAtaggggaaggaaatgggggggaTTTTCTCTGATCTGATTTTGGACTGTCCCTGGACAGGTGGTGATCAAGTACGTGCCATACGTTGGCGACAGCAAGCGGGCACTTGATGAGTACACGTCCGAGATCGCCCTGGGTGGCACCAACACCATTGTCATCCACAACGTGTGCGAGGTGGGTGCGGAGGGCATTTGTTGGTGGCAAAAATCCTCCAACATCCCTATCCTGAAAATCCATATTATTTCATTTCCATTCCCTGCTAACTCACTTGAATGGAGTCTTTTTGTGCCCAGTACTGCTGGGTGAACTGAATCTTTGTAATGCCATACAATAggatcttagagctggaagggaccccaaggatcATCTTTGAGGATggttggaaaacaggagaagttctaagcagactggaggaggggaaaggtattagcggggaaagaggatcccaacgattaccgtccagttagtctgacatcaataccaggaaagattctagagcagatcattaaacagagagtctgtgaacatctagaaggcaatgccataatcacaaagggtcaacatgggtttcagagaaagaagttatgacagacaaatctaatctctttttctgataaaattaacagcttgttagatgaagggaatgctgtggatatagtatatcttgatttcagtaaggctttttgacaggattccccatgacattcttgcaaacaagcttgtaaaatgtgggctagacaaggcaactgttacatggatttggaattggttgactggccgaacccaaacgatggtcagcaatggctccttttcatcctggagagaagtgaccagtggggtgtccagtggggctctgtcct
This sequence is a window from Sceloporus undulatus isolate JIND9_A2432 ecotype Alabama unplaced genomic scaffold, SceUnd_v1.1 scaffold_9005, whole genome shotgun sequence. Protein-coding genes within it:
- the LOC121918338 gene encoding inositol-3-phosphate synthase 1-like; the protein is NDGRNLSAPAQFRSKEVSKSNVVDDMVHSNPVLFGPGERPDHCVVIKYVPYVGDSKRALDEYTSEIALGGTNTIVIHNVCEDSLLAAPIILDLVVLAELCQRIRVGIEGEGDPQPLHSVLSLLSFLCKAPLVPKGAPVVNALFRQRAAIENLLR